A region from the Pithys albifrons albifrons isolate INPA30051 chromosome Z, PitAlb_v1, whole genome shotgun sequence genome encodes:
- the LOC139684674 gene encoding avidin-like yields the protein MEQTTLFLLVLCLALGAHILSAEKCNLTGRWKNDLGSNMTISAVNEKGNFTGLYTTSVEDTPHKVPPSPLLGFQNITKEIHQPTFGFTVKWIDINSISVFTGQCFVDKNGTEVLKTMWLLRSDAGNIKNDWKATRVGTNEFTRLEPQME from the exons ATGGAACAAACAACTCTGTTCCTCCTGGTGctctgcctggccctgggggCTCACATCCTCTCTGCAGAAAAG TGCAACCTGACTGGGCGCTGGAAGAATGACCTGGGCTCCAACATGACTATCTCTGCTGTGAATGAAAAAGGCAACTTCACTGGCTTATATACCACTTCCGTGGAAGACACTCCGCATAAAGTCCCACCATCACCACTGCTGGGCTTCCAGAACATCACGAAAGAAATACACCAGCCCACCTTCGGCTTCACTGTGAAGTGGATCGATATAA ACTCCATCTCTGTTTTCACGGGACAATGCTTCGTGGACAAGAATGGAACGGAGGTTTTGAAGACCATGTGGCTCCTGCGGTCAGATGCGGGCAACATCAAAAATGACTGGAAAGCCACCAG GGTCGGCACAAATGAATTCACCCGTCTGGAACCACAGATGGAGTGA